A window of Cryptomeria japonica chromosome 3, Sugi_1.0, whole genome shotgun sequence contains these coding sequences:
- the LOC131050075 gene encoding inactive LRR receptor-like serine/threonine-protein kinase BIR2, with translation MSCAVDAMTMFGYFILLCFLFFHLPLCHSLNQHPQFVEDNIKCLNETKAELTDPNQSLFTWRFGNSSQGFICNFVGIQCWHNDDGATLSVKLPGMELSGHFPSGLKYCGSLTNLDLSSNSLSGPIPRDLCKWLPFLVQIDLSSNSFTGSIPAELANCTYLNVLHLNDNQLEGSIPWQLSRLERLNDFNFANNMLTGPIPSKWVSNSSDLFLGNPGLCGEPFNRGCEGPNSVNPVVVAAFVLYGIVIITWSILGIRCWISRQASRGSPLPPLKQSFDRLKARRSKTVCLFEKPIKKMRVGDLVDATHNFSEDNIIWSDSTGVFYKAELQDGSLLSVKRLRRCDRSEKEFKWEMKTLGHLRHRNLLPLLGYCTADDQERLLVYKYMARGTLLNCFHGLHRDQNELDWPTKLRICIGISRGLAWLHHICNPHVIHRNISSGVIYLDEDYEPRISGFGLARFTGDEGEICISISPEQISVTEFQYEAPEQWRNIPCLATLKGDVYSFGVVVVEVISGLKPGDVVMEKESGKELTLIEWIRGNSTHTERVIEKYVEEKCSSSEEEKSVVEELMEIGFRCVRYNPEERPSMYQAYQSLSKIGEKYGVWGNEEEIPLRLKYN, from the coding sequence ATGAGCTGCGCAGTCGACGCCATGACAATGTTTGGATATTTTATCCTCCTCTGTTTCCTCTTCTTTCACTTGCCTCTCTGCCACAGCCTCAATCAGCATCCACAATTTGTTGAAGATAACATTAAGTGCCTCAACGAGACTAAAGCAGAATTGACTGATCCAAATCAGTCTCTTTTCACCTGGCGGTTTGGGAACAGCAGCCAAGGCTTTATCTGCAACTTCGTTGGAATACAGTGCTGGCATAACGATGATGGCGCAACGCTTAGCGTTAAGCTCCCTGGAATGGAGCTTTCCGGACATTTCCCCAGCGGCTTGAAATACTGTGGGAGCTTGACTAACTTGGATCTCTCTAGCAATAGTCTTTCAGGTCCAATCCCAAGGGATCTCTGCAAATGGCTTCCCTTTCTTGTGCAAATTGATCTTTCATCAAACAGCTTTACTGGGTCGATACCCGCCGAGCTCGCTAATTGTACTTATCTGAATGTCCTTCACTTAAACGACAACCAACTTGAAGGCTCGATACCATGGCAATTGTCGCGGCTGGAGAGGCTTAACGACTTCAATTTTGCAAATAATATGCTTACAGGTCCAATACCCTCTAAGTGGGTCTCTAATAGCAGCGACCTTTTCCTGGGTAACCCTGGATTATGTGGGGAACCCTTCAACAGGGGATGTGAAGGACCAAATTCAGTGAATCCGGTTGTTGTTGCTGCGTTTGTGCTCTACGGAATTGTGATTATTACCTGGAGCATTCTCGGCATTCGCTGCTGGATTTCAAGACAAGCATCTCGAGGATCGCCACTGCCGCCACTTAAGCAGTCCTTTGATCGTCTGAAAGCTCGCAGGTCCAAAACAGTTTGCTTGTTCGAAAAGCCCATAAAAAAGATGAGAGTGGGTGACCTTGTGGATGCTACCCACAACTTCAGCGAAGACAACATAATATGGAGCGACAGCACAGGGGTGTTTTACAAGGCTGAGCTACAGGACGGCTCTTTGTTGAGCGTAAAGAGGCTGAGGAGATGCGATCGGAGTGAAAAGGAGTTCAAGTGGGAGATGAAGACTTTAGGGCATCTCAGGCATCGCAATCTGCTCCCACTTCTGGGTTACTGCACTGCGGACGACCAAGAGAGGCTGCTCGTCTACAAATACATGGCCAGAGGAACTCTCCTCAATTGCTTCCACGGCCTCCACAGAGATCAGAATGAGTTGGACTGGCCCACCAAACTTAGGATTTGTATCGGAATTTCAAGAGGACTGGCGTGGCTTCATCACATCTGTAATCCTCATGTCATCCACCGCAACATAAGTTCAGGAGTTATTTACTTGGATGAAGATTACGAGCCCCGCATCAGTGGGTTCGGATTAGCCAGATTCACCGGCGATGAAGGGGAGATTTGCATAAGCATTTCTCCCGAGCAGATTTCAGTGACTGAATTCCAATATGAAGCGCCGGAACAGTGGAGGAATATTCCGTGTTTGGCCACATTGAAAGGTGACGTGTACAGCTTTGGAGTAGTTGTGGTTGAAGTGATAAGTGGATTAAAGCCTGGGGATGTAGTgatggaaaaggaaagtggtaaagaATTAACCCTGATCGAGTGGATACGTGGCAACAGCACGCACACAGAGCGAGTAATTGAAAAATATGTAGAAGAGAAGTGTTCATCGTCAGAAGAAGAAAAATCAGTGGTGGAGGAGTTGATGGAGATTGGTTTTAGGTGTGTAAGATATAACCCGGAAGAAAGGCCTTCGATGTATCAAGCGTACCAGTCTTTGTCTAAAATTGGAGAGAAATACGGAGTTTGGGGCAATGAAGAGGAAATACCCCTTCGGTTGAAATATAATTAA